One Mercenaria mercenaria strain notata chromosome 12, MADL_Memer_1, whole genome shotgun sequence DNA segment encodes these proteins:
- the LOC123534384 gene encoding dynein regulatory complex subunit 2-like has translation MPAKKKKSGKLSKMTEEERLAYEEQKRLAEEEMRKKKEDMLTQFLKDKLTKEERATRFNLNKLNHQWRNIMREAKSKELKKDIEILSQTFERVVDRKDAVIKSLAKDLMEAEEQYAMALRSHLQNIDNLIDLQKSRLQKLKDEYVDELEIIKEEFDTERAIMVDQHNTEMNDIADILFAMEQNFQEREAEAKGEFQSMRDEIKNKNLEEKHALRVQLEQKVDNLWMQFRDALQNYNMTTEERKTAFEALKVKDERSAKEIESQMRKLQRISDQIAALKSKMATNAKECEERNKMLKEEREKMLKHFQELKAQMNKVREAERDKLTKVTLESNAAIKEVKRQNDKVEQILKVSEMCRKLETEEEKVLPFYASSLTKEEQEDVDAAVIEAPSEPLANAMHEYTSLENFWKRHNKVLLDKLALDKERQTLLGENQQLRTLLKQYLDGISVNDEIISQVNPLFIVNNKTNVKLNVPVHDPRIRRPAAQTVVEAAHVIKHTLPS, from the exons ATGCCAGCCAAGAAGAAGAAGTCGGGAAAGCTGTCGAAGATGACAGAGGAGGAGAGACTGGCCTATGAGGAACAAAAACGTTTAGCTGaagaagaaatgagaaaaaagaaagaagacaTGCTTACACAGTTCTTAAAA GACAAATTAACGAAAGAAGAACGAGCCACAAGGTTTAACTTGAACAAACTAAATCACCAGTGGCGGAATATTATGAGAGAAGCTAAATCGAAGGAACTCAAGAAAGATATAGAAATTCTCAGTCAGACATTTGAGCGTGTTGTGGACCGGAAAGATGCGGTGATTAAGTCGCTGGCCAAGGATCTGATGGAGGCAGAGGAACAGTATGCTATGGCACTGAGGAGTCATCTCCAGAATATAGACAACCTCATAG ATTTACAGAAGTCAAGATTACAGAAATTAAAAGACGAGTACGTGGATGAGTTAGAGATTATAAAAGAAGAGTTTGACACTGAGCGTGCCATCATGGTAGACCAACATAACACAGAGATGAATGATATAGCTGATATTCTTTTTGCAATGGAACAAAACTTTCAGGAAAGAGAGGCAGAAGCAAAAGGCGAGTTCCAGAGTATGAGGGATGAAATTAAGAATAAG AATCTGGAGGAGAAACATGCACTGCGTGTCCAGTTAGAACAGAAAGTAGATAACTTATGGATGCAGTTCCGAGATGCTCTGCAGAACTATAACATGACCACAGAGGAAAGAAAAACAGCATTTGAAGCCCTGAAAGTCAAGGATGAAAGAAGTGCAAAagagattgagtcacaaatgagAAAATTACAGAGAATATCA GATCAGATAGCTGCGTTGAAGTCAAAGATGGCAACAAATGCTAAGGAATGTGAGGAGAGAAACAAAATGTTGAAGGAG GAAAGAGAAAAGATGTTGAAACATTTCCAGGAGCTCAAAGCTCAAATGAACAAAGTACGAGAAGCAGAAAGAGATAAGCTCACCAAGGTTACACTCGAGAGTAACGCAGCTATCAAAGAAGTCAAAAGACAAAATGATAAG GTAGAACAGATACTTAAGGTATCGGAGATGTGTCGTAAGTTGGAGACAGAAGAGGAGAAAGTACTTCCCTTCTATGCATCTTCACTCACTAAAGAAGAACAGGAGGATGTGGATGCAGCAGTTATCGAGGCTCCATCAGAACCTCTTGCTAAT GCTATGCATGAATACACCAGCCTAGAAAACTTTTGGAAACGACACAACAAAGTTCTCCTAGATAAACTAGCACTGGACAAAGAAAGACAAACATTACTCGGAGAAAACCAACAGTTACGTACCTTGCTGAAGCAATATTTGGATGGCATTTCTGTCAATGATGAGATCATCAGCCAAGTCAACCCACTGTTTATTgtcaacaacaaaacaaacgtcaa GTTGAATGTACCAGTTCATGACCCAAGAATACGTAGACCAGCTGCCCAGACCGTCGTTGAAGCTGCTCATGTGATTAAACATACACTGCCTTCTTAG